In Methanosphaera sp. ISO3-F5, a genomic segment contains:
- a CDS encoding LysR family transcriptional regulator — MVGNKKLNLEINNVLYDYKLFDTLKSVKLNKSQRKAAKDLGISHTVLNRRIINAEKLLSEKLVVVSNSGSHLTAFALNLLDEYESYERRLVDDNVWTMAGGFVSCEFIRELAKAYHLDDIKIIQTDLETSLDLARKGIVDIVGFDDPVQAYIRNLEPVALGRDKLMLLTHDGDEFNDLSDLNGLKFVEVEGSAQRLAWTTLANYDLDFDIVTSVDSFHEAICMVEQDSTLYTFINNSLSYTYLNTNDILSEDTRHIISALNVKNSVEVESFLNFASHNAQKLTSKFGFEPL; from the coding sequence ATGGTTGGTAATAAGAAATTAAATCTTGAAATTAATAATGTTCTTTATGATTATAAATTATTTGATACATTAAAATCCGTAAAATTAAATAAATCTCAACGTAAAGCTGCTAAGGATTTGGGTATATCACATACGGTTTTAAATCGTAGAATTATTAATGCTGAGAAGTTGTTGTCTGAGAAGTTGGTGGTTGTTTCAAATAGTGGTTCTCATTTAACAGCGTTTGCATTGAATTTACTTGATGAATATGAATCTTATGAGCGAAGATTGGTTGATGACAATGTTTGGACGATGGCGGGTGGTTTTGTTTCTTGTGAATTTATTCGAGAATTAGCTAAAGCTTATCATTTGGATGATATAAAAATTATTCAAACTGATTTAGAAACATCATTGGATTTGGCACGTAAGGGTATTGTGGATATTGTTGGTTTTGACGATCCGGTACAAGCATATATTCGGAATTTGGAACCTGTTGCTTTGGGTAGGGATAAGTTGATGTTATTGACTCATGATGGTGATGAGTTTAATGATTTGTCTGATTTAAATGGTTTGAAATTTGTTGAGGTTGAGGGTTCTGCTCAAAGACTTGCCTGGACTACTCTTGCTAACTATGATTTGGATTTTGATATAGTTACTTCTGTTGATTCATTCCATGAAGCTATTTGTATGGTTGAACAAGATTCTACCCTATATACTTTTATAAATAACAGTCTGTCATATACATATCTTAATACAAATGATATATTATCCGAAGATACTCGTCATATAATAAGCGCTTTGAATGTTAAAAATAGTGTTGAAGTAGAAAGTTTCCTTAATTTTGCATCACATAATGCACAAAAATTAACTTCTAAATTTGGTTTCGAACCATTATAA